A single Notoacmeibacter ruber DNA region contains:
- a CDS encoding ParA family protein, with protein MSESSQTHTKNVRPVVVSIQNQKGGVGKSTVTINLACTARALGWRTMIIDTDPQSTCIGWHRRGGDIDVESSEPSDVPDRLEAEYRKRDFIFVDTAGSGAAAHSRINDCSDIVIVPFSTSVDDRQPSLDTHFRARRKTRAYLLPCLVDPRSSGRRINASKTTIQTLLQRLSPEFRAFFLTSIITRRLPLTDQMASGGSCQSGYRNNESRSEFDRLFEELTQKLCEGKNEC; from the coding sequence ATGTCGGAAAGTTCGCAGACTCATACGAAAAACGTTCGACCCGTCGTCGTGTCGATCCAGAATCAGAAAGGGGGTGTCGGTAAATCGACCGTCACAATTAATCTCGCCTGTACGGCTCGGGCGTTGGGCTGGCGTACGATGATAATCGACACCGATCCGCAAAGCACCTGTATCGGTTGGCATCGGCGTGGCGGTGACATCGATGTCGAAAGCAGTGAACCGAGCGACGTCCCTGATAGGCTTGAGGCGGAGTATCGTAAACGCGATTTCATTTTCGTGGATACCGCCGGTTCGGGCGCGGCTGCTCATTCGCGTATCAACGACTGCTCGGATATTGTCATCGTTCCGTTTTCGACGTCCGTCGATGACCGTCAGCCCAGTCTCGACACGCATTTTCGAGCGCGCAGGAAGACGAGGGCCTATCTGCTACCGTGCTTGGTGGATCCGCGTTCGTCCGGCAGGCGTATCAATGCAAGCAAGACGACGATCCAGACTCTCCTGCAGAGATTGTCGCCGGAGTTTCGGGCGTTTTTCCTCACCTCGATCATCACCCGACGCCTGCCGCTGACGGACCAGATGGCGAGCGGCGGATCGTGCCAGTCCGGCTATCGCAACAATGAGTCACGGTCGGAATTCGATCGACTGTTCGAAGAGTTGACGCAGAAATTGTGCGAGGGAAAAAATGAGTGCTGA